Proteins found in one Mangifera indica cultivar Alphonso chromosome 15, CATAS_Mindica_2.1, whole genome shotgun sequence genomic segment:
- the LOC123197379 gene encoding GDSL lipase-like isoform X5 yields the protein MRILVIVSAMQSLGFAFCVSLFLASINVVISSSSPKKESTKQRAVFVFGDSLYDPGNNDFLNISIDLKADYPPYGETFFKYPTGRCSDGRLISDFIALHVNLSVWKPYLEPGKQQFINGANFASAGAGALARTNPSTLNLERQLSLFMNVVNTLTQQLGNAEAKKLLTNAVYLSSIGGVDYEHFKSDYPNATESMKLEYVNWVIGNITNAIKEIYKVGGRRFAFQNVAPVGCFPAVRQDYNLSGPQCEEEMLALATLHNNALSNVCRKLESQLSGFKYLIFDFYNSLLDRIKNFSKYGFKEGYKACCGSGVYHGSNCGIAEYDLCTNPNDHLFFDGHHPTEHANSQLEQLLWSGNPNVTWPLSMKQLFEFDEPEISNLADDDLFMHA from the exons atgaGGATACTTGTAATCGTTTCAGCTATGCAAAGTCTAGGATTTGCCTTTTGTGTATCGCTGTTTTTGGCAAGTATTAATGTCGTCATCTCATCAAGCAGCCCTAAGAAAGAGTCTACAAAACAGCGTGCAGTGTTTGTGTTTGGAGACTCATTGTATGATCCAGGAAATAATGACTTCCTCAATATCAGCATTGATTTGAAGGCAGATTATCCTCCATACGGTGAGACTTTCTTCAAGTATCCTACCGGAAGATGCAGCGATGGGCGCCTTATCTCTGATTTCATTG CCTTGCATGTAAACTTGAGTGTGTGGAAACCATATTTGGAACCTGGAAAACAGCAATTCATTAATGGAGCCAACTTCGCAAGTGCTGGAGCTGGTGCTCTTGCTCGTACTAATCCTTCCACG CTCAACCTTGAAAGACAGCTAAGCTTGTTCATGAATGTGGTCAATACATTGACGCAACAATTAGGAAATGCAGAGGCAAAGAAATTGCTAACAAATGCAGTGTACCTCTCTAGCATTGGAGGTGTTGATTATGAACACTTCAAATCTGATTACCCAAATGCTACAGAATCAATGAAGTTGGAATACGTAAATTGGGTTATCGGAAACATAACGAATGCCATCAAG GAAATATACAAAGTAGGGGGAAGGAGATTTGCTTTTCAAAACGTTGCACCCGTGGGCTGCTTTCCAGCAGTTCGACAAGATTATAATCTCAGCGGCCCTCAATGCGAAGAAGAAATGTTAGCATTAGCAACATTGCACAACAATGCTTTATCTAATGTTTGCAGGAAGCTAGAGAGTCAGTTATCAGGATTCAagtatttgatttttgatttctACAATTCCCTTCTCGATAGAATCAAGAATTTCTCCAAGTATG GTTTCAAAGAAGGATACAAAGCGTGTTGTGGCAGTGGGGTATATCATGGAAGCAATTGTGGAATTGCGGAATATGATTTATGCACTAATCCTAATGACCACTTGTTTTTTGATGGTCACCATCCTACTGAACATGCCAACTCTCAACTGGAACAGCTGTTATGGAGTGGAAACCCAAATGTTACATGGCCCCTGAGCATGAAACAACTATTTGAATTTGACGAACCTGAGATTAGCAACTTAGCTGATGATGATCTGTTTATGCATGCGTAA